A stretch of DNA from Methylobacterium sp. CB376:
GCCGCGAGGCCGCGGCGGTCCGGGAACCACTTCAGCGAGTTGCCCACGCAGGTGCCGTAGACGGCGCCCGCCCCGGTGCCGCCGATCGCGGCCGCGATGTACAGGACGGTGAGGGACGTCGCGTAGGAGTTGATCACCCAGGCGATGGCGCAGAGCACGCCGCCGATCAGCGTGACGATCCGCGGGCCGTACTTGTCGACGAACCAGCCCTCGATCGGCACCAGCCACGTCTCAGTGACGACGAACAGCGTGAAGGCGACCTGGATCGCCGCGCGCTCCCAGCCGTGCCGCTCCTGCATCGGATTGACGAAGAAGGTCCAGCCGTACTGCATGTTGGCGATCATGCACATGCAGATCACCCCGAAGGCGAGCTGCAGCCAGCGCCCCCCTCTGGCGTTCTCCTGTGTCCCTGACATCGGCGTCTCTCCTGGTCGTGTTGGTTAAGAGGTCTTCGCGCGCCGCCGCGACTCTGCGTTCGCTGGCCGGCGCCAACCCGGTGCGCGGCGCCGGTCCCCGGTCGCCTCGCCTCTCCGTCCTAGGTCGACGGTATACCAGATGAGTGTGGTCCGAGGTCGAGGCCGCTGTCAATCGGTCGCATCAAGACCAAGGATGAATCCACGGACTCGATCCGCGTTCCCGCGCCCGCCGGAGCAGTCATGCAACGTGTTCAACTGAACGAACGTTCGCTTTCATGCTGCATTGCACGCGTACTCCGCTCCGTTCCGCCGCCGGGGATTGGTGCAGCCTGGCGCGACATGGCCGGGAGTCACATCACAGGCGGCCGGCCGCAACAAGGCCGGACAATGGTCCCGGGCGGCCGCTGCCGGCTTGACCTGAGGCCCGGGGAGCGGGAACCTCGGCCGTGTCCGGCCGTCTTCCCGGTGAGCGACGCGGCGAGGGGAGGGGCGGAATGGTCCGGATCGGTGTCATCGGGGCGGTGCTCCTCGGCCTCGGCCTCGGCCCCGCCCGGGCCGACCTGCTGGTCGCGGTCGACAAGGCGGCCCAGCGCATGACGGTCACGGTGGACGGGCAGGAGCGCTACACTTGGCCGGTCTCGACCGGCGCCGCGGGCTACGCGACGCCCTCGGGCTCCTTCGCCCCCTCCCGCCTCGCGCGCGAGCACTACTCGCGGGAGTGGGACGACGCGCCGATGCCCTTCTCGGTCTTCTTCACCGATGCGGGCCACGCGATCCACGGCAGCCGCGCCGTCGGCCGCCTCGGCAGCCCGGCCTCCCACGGCTGCATCCGGCTCAGCCCCGGCCACGCCCGGATCCTGTTCGGCCTCGTCCAGGCCCAGGGGCTCGGGCGCACCCGCATCGAGGTGAGCGGCACGGAGGCGATCGCGTCGGGCGGGGATGCGAGCCCGGCCGCCCCCCTCGATTACCGGCGCCTCACCAGCTTCAACCCGCTCGTCTCCGGGATCATCGCGGGCGAGCCGGGGGCGAAGCCGCGGGCGCCGTGAGCCGGCGGCCCCGCGCCGCTCGGCCGCGCCGGCGGGCCGCGCCGCCCGATCGATCGCGTCGCGCCGCGCGACCGGCGCCGCGCATCGCTCGGCCGCGCCGGCGGCCGGAGCGTTCGTCCGAAACCCGGATCGTCCGCCATCCGACGGATTGCTTCGCCATCTCCCATTTCGGCCATGCGGATGTCGGCTTCGCTCAAGCGCCGCGCGGGCTCGTGACGCTGTCCGGGCGTGATCCTCCGGACAGCGCATCAGCCCCCATCCGCCCGCCGAAGAACCGCGCGATCGCCTCGGCGGCGAGGTCGGGAGCCTCGACGTGCACGAAGTGGCCCGCCTCCTCGGCGCGGCCCGCCTCCAGGTCCGAGAAGGTCTCCCCGAGGGCGTCCATCCACTCCACCCGGATGATCGGGTCGCGGGCGCCCCAGAGCACCCGGGTCGGCACCGGGATCGGCGGCAGGCGCGGCGCCTCGCCGGCGATCACCTGCTGGCGCCCCGGCGCGGCCGAGAGGTACCAGTCGAACCCGCCCTGGAGATTTCCCGGCCGCATGAAATTGTCGATGAAGCGCTCCATCATCGGCGCGAAGGCCTCCGGGTCGGCGCTCCAGTGGCGCAGGAAATGCCCGATATAGGCGGCACAGGATTCGCGCGAGGCGCCCACCAGCGCGGCCGCGAAGGGCTGCTGGTGGAAGTACTGGTACCAGGTCTCCTTGAGGTGGGCGGCGGCGGCCCAGCGCGGCCCGATGCCGGTGGTGGGGCAGTTGAAGAAGAACAGGCCCGCGAGCCGCTCGGGGTGGCGCCGGGCGAAGGCCTGCATCACGTAGGCCCCGACATCGTGCCCGACGAGCCCGACCCGGGCGAGCCCGAGCGCGTCGAGCAGGGCGAGGAGGTCGGCCGCGTGCGCCTGCGCATCCACGGTCGGGTCGGGCGGGGCCGCGGGATCGCGGCCGGTCTCGCCGAAGCCGCGCAGGTCCGGCGCGATCAGGCTGAAGCGGTCGGAGAGCCGGGCCATCAGCGGCTCGAAACTCGTCCAGAATTCGGGCCAGCCGTGCAGCAGGACGAGGGGAGGGCCCTCGCCCGCCCGCGCCACGTGCTGGCGCAGGCCGGGCAGGTCGAGGATCTCGTGGCGGATCTCCGCCGCCCGCGGCGCCGATGCGCCCATCGCTCGGGTCATGGGGTCTCCTCCGGGGCCGGGGAGCGGTCCGCCGGGCCCCGGACCGCCCAGCGTTACCACGCGGGGCGGCCGCCGTCCCGGTCCGGCCCGCCATCTGCCCTTATGCCAGTCTTTCTCGGATCACTTTAATGATCAGGCAGAGTCCTGATCCTATGAAGGCTGCCATGACGCACGCCCGAACGGCCAGGATCTCCGCTGAATCTCAGGTGCTCATGCGTTCGACATAGGCCGTATGCACGTCGAGAGAGCGCCGCCCTAACTCGAACAGCACGGTTAACGCCGTGCTCCAGCTTGCGCAGAATTGTCGAATGTTCGGCTCTCCGGGGTGCCAGGTCGCCGCCGCCGGAGCCCCACTGACGCCCGGGAACGACGATGGATCGCGTGGCTCTCTCCTGGCTCAAGCGCGGCACGACGGCCCTCTGCGCGGCCCTGCGCTGGCGGCCGGTCTGGGTTCTGGCGGGTGCCGGGGCGCTGCTGGCCGTGCTGATCGCCTCCGCCGCGCTGCTGCTCGTCCGCGACCTGCACGCGCGGGCGGTGGAGGACGCCCAGCAGAGCCTCGCCGGCCTGTCGATCAGCCTCGGCGAGCAGGCCGACCGGGCCCTGCAGGCAATCGAGCTCGTGCAGCAGGGCATCATCGAGGAGATCCGCGCCAACGACGTGGTCACCGAGGAGGAGTACGTCGCGCAGGTCTCCTCGCGGGCGATGCACGACCTGCTGCGCGCCCGGATCGCCGCGCTGCCGCAGGTGAACGCCATCACGCTGATCGACGAGACCGGCAAGCTGCGCAACTTCTCGCGCTACTGGCCGATCCCCGACGTCACCATCTCCGACCGGGATTATTTCAAGGCCCTGGTGGCGGACCCCGCTTTGCAGCGCTTCATCAGCAAGCCGGTGCAGAACCGGGGCGACGGCGCCTGGACGATCTACATCGCCCGCAAGGTCTCGGGCTCGGACGGCCGCTTCCTCGGCCTCGTCCTCGGGGCGGTCGAGCTGCAGTATTTCGAGCGCCTCTACCGCCAGACCGCCCCGGCCCCCGACTACGTCCTGTCGATGTTCCGCCAGGACGGCGTGCTGCTGGTGCGCCACCCGGCCCGGGAGGGCACGATCGGCCGCAGCTTCGGCAATGCCGGCGCGGCGCTGATCGCGGCGCTGGGCTCGCGCAGCGGCGTGATCCGCAACGTGAGCCCGATCGACGGCCAGGACCGTCTCATCGCCGTGCGCGGCCTCGCCAATTACCCGGTGCTCCTCAGCATCAGCCGCACGGCCGAGGCCTGCCTCGCGGCCTGGAGCCGGCAGGCCGGGGCGCTCGGGGCCGCGGCCCTGGGCCTCGATCTCGGCCTCCTCGGGCTCGTCGTCCTGGGCGCGCGGCAGATCCGGGGCCGGGAGCGGCTGGCCGAGGCCGAGGCGGCCCGCGCCGCCGCGGAGGAGCGCGCGCGCGGCGAGTGCGACCTGCGCACCCAGTACGCCCGCTTCGGCATCGCCCTCGACAGCATGACCCAGGGCCTCTGCCTGTTCGACAGGGACGACCGGCTGATCCTGATGAACGCGCGCTTCGCCGCCATGCACGGCGTGCCGGCCGACCTCGCCCGGCCGGGGACGCCGCTCGCCGACCTCCTCGCCCGCCTCGCGGCGCACGGCACCGAGGGCGCGCTGCGGCGCCGGCCCGAGGGGGCGGACGACCCGGTCGCCTTCACGGTCGACCTCGCCGATGGGCGGGCGATCAGCGTCGTGCAGGCGGCGATCCCGGCCGGCGGCTTCGTCTGCACCCACGAGGACGTGACCGAGCGGCGCCGCAGCGAGGAGCAGATCGCCTATCTGGCGCGCCACGACGCGCTCACCGGCCTGCCCAACCGCATTCCCCTGCGGGAATGGATGGAGGAGGTCTTCGCGAGGCGGCCCTACGGGGATGTCGGGGCGGTGCTCTGCCTCGACCTCGACGGGTTCAAGGTCGTCAACGACAGCCTCGGCCACCCGGCCGGGGACGAGCTCCTGCGCCTCGTCGCCCGGCGGCTGCGGGGGGTGGTGAGCGCGACCGACCGCGTGGCGCGGCTCGGCGGCGACGAATTCGCCATCGTGCAGGTGGGGGCCGAGCAGCCCCGGCAGGCCGCCCTGCTCGCCGAGCGCGTCGTCGCGGTCCTGCAGCAGCCCTTCGAGATCCAGGGCCAGCAGGTGGTGATCGGCGCCAGCCTCGGCGTCGCCACCGCGCTCAGCGCCGACCCCACCCCCGACGCGCTCCTGCGCAGCGCCGACATCGCCCTCTACCAGGCCAAGGCCGCCGGCCGGGGCACGTGGCGGTTCTTCGACGCGGAGATGGACCTCGAGATCCAGCGCCGCCGCCGCCTCGCCGCCGACCTGCGCCGCGCCCTCGACGAGGGGCAGTTCGAGGTGCACTACCAGCCGCTCGTCGAGGCGCGCAGCCGCGCGCTGCGCGGCTTCGAGGCGCTGCTGCGCTGGCGCCACCCGGAGCACGGCAGCGTCAGCCCCGCCGTGTTCATCCCGCTCGCGGAGGAGACCGGCCTGATCCGGCCCCTCGGCGCCTGGGTGCTCGCCCAGGCCTGCGCCGAGGCCGCGAGCTGGCCCGAACCCCTCAAGATCGCCGTCAACCTCTCGCCCGTGCAGTTCGTGCAGGGCGACCTCGTCGCGGAGGTGCGGCGGGTCCTGGCCGAGACCGGCCTCGGCCCGGGCCGGCTCGAACTGGAGATCACCGAATCCGTGCTCCTGCAGGACAACGAGGTCACGCTCGCCGTGCTGCACGAGCTGCGGACGCTCGGCGCCCTGATCTCGATGGACGATTTCGGCACCGGCTACTCGAGCCTGAGCTACCTGCGCAGCTTCCCCTTCGACAAGATCAAGATCGACCAATCCTTCGTGCGCAACCTCGCCCGCGAGACCGACAGCGTCGAGATCGTACGGGCCGTGATCGGGCTCGGCCGCGCCCTCGGCATGGGCGTGCTGGCGGAAGGCGTGGAGACCACCGAGCAGCTCGACATCCTGCGCCAGGAGGGCTGCGACGAGCTGCAGGGCTACCTGTTCAGCCGGCCCCGGCCGGTCACCGAGATCCGCAGCCTCTTCAACGCGAAGGCGGCCTGAGCGGTCGCGCCCGCCTCGCCCGCGACCTGCGCGACCGGGATCCCCAGCACGGCGGCGCCGCCGGGCCGATGCGCCCGGTCGTCGAGGCGCACGCGACCGCCAGCGACGACGAGATCCGCGCGCTCGCCCGCTCCACCGCGAGCCTCTACGGGCCCCGCAGGGCCAGCGAGCGGAGCCGCCCGACCGGCCGGGCGCGCCCTTTCTCGGCACCGGCGAGGCCGCACAGGGCCCGACCGCCGCGGCGCTCGGCAACGCGATCCGTCAGGCGACGGGGCGGCGGCTGACCGACCTGCCGTTTCGGCCCGCGCGGATCAAGGCGGCGCGTGAGCGAAGCCCGAATCCGCCATCCCGAAGGGATCGATCGGATGTGGGATGAGGCCGGGCCCTGCCCGGCGCCGGCCCTGCCCGGCGCCGGCCCTGCCCGGCGCGGGCCTGGCGCGCGGGGGCGTTCGCGCGTAGGGCCGGGGCGGGGGTGGATCCCCCTGACCCGCGAGGCGCCCCCCGATGCCGTCGGACTCCCCCGTCCTGATCCCGATCGACATGCAGCGCGCCTTCGACGCGCCGCCCTGGCCGCGCCGCTGGAACGCCGACCTCGACCGCAACGGCCGCCAACTCCTCGCCGCGTGGCGGCGCGCCGGGTTGCCGATCATCCACGTGCGCCACGATTCGGTCGAGCCGGGTTCCACCCTGCGGCCCGGCCTGCCCGGTCACGCCTTCCGCGACGGATTCGCGCCCCTCGACGGGGAGCCGGTCGT
This window harbors:
- a CDS encoding bifunctional diguanylate cyclase/phosphodiesterase; the encoded protein is MDRVALSWLKRGTTALCAALRWRPVWVLAGAGALLAVLIASAALLLVRDLHARAVEDAQQSLAGLSISLGEQADRALQAIELVQQGIIEEIRANDVVTEEEYVAQVSSRAMHDLLRARIAALPQVNAITLIDETGKLRNFSRYWPIPDVTISDRDYFKALVADPALQRFISKPVQNRGDGAWTIYIARKVSGSDGRFLGLVLGAVELQYFERLYRQTAPAPDYVLSMFRQDGVLLVRHPAREGTIGRSFGNAGAALIAALGSRSGVIRNVSPIDGQDRLIAVRGLANYPVLLSISRTAEACLAAWSRQAGALGAAALGLDLGLLGLVVLGARQIRGRERLAEAEAARAAAEERARGECDLRTQYARFGIALDSMTQGLCLFDRDDRLILMNARFAAMHGVPADLARPGTPLADLLARLAAHGTEGALRRRPEGADDPVAFTVDLADGRAISVVQAAIPAGGFVCTHEDVTERRRSEEQIAYLARHDALTGLPNRIPLREWMEEVFARRPYGDVGAVLCLDLDGFKVVNDSLGHPAGDELLRLVARRLRGVVSATDRVARLGGDEFAIVQVGAEQPRQAALLAERVVAVLQQPFEIQGQQVVIGASLGVATALSADPTPDALLRSADIALYQAKAAGRGTWRFFDAEMDLEIQRRRRLAADLRRALDEGQFEVHYQPLVEARSRALRGFEALLRWRHPEHGSVSPAVFIPLAEETGLIRPLGAWVLAQACAEAASWPEPLKIAVNLSPVQFVQGDLVAEVRRVLAETGLGPGRLELEITESVLLQDNEVTLAVLHELRTLGALISMDDFGTGYSSLSYLRSFPFDKIKIDQSFVRNLARETDSVEIVRAVIGLGRALGMGVLAEGVETTEQLDILRQEGCDELQGYLFSRPRPVTEIRSLFNAKAA
- a CDS encoding L,D-transpeptidase, whose product is MVRIGVIGAVLLGLGLGPARADLLVAVDKAAQRMTVTVDGQERYTWPVSTGAAGYATPSGSFAPSRLAREHYSREWDDAPMPFSVFFTDAGHAIHGSRAVGRLGSPASHGCIRLSPGHARILFGLVQAQGLGRTRIEVSGTEAIASGGDASPAAPLDYRRLTSFNPLVSGIIAGEPGAKPRAP
- a CDS encoding alpha/beta fold hydrolase; the encoded protein is MGASAPRAAEIRHEILDLPGLRQHVARAGEGPPLVLLHGWPEFWTSFEPLMARLSDRFSLIAPDLRGFGETGRDPAAPPDPTVDAQAHAADLLALLDALGLARVGLVGHDVGAYVMQAFARRHPERLAGLFFFNCPTTGIGPRWAAAAHLKETWYQYFHQQPFAAALVGASRESCAAYIGHFLRHWSADPEAFAPMMERFIDNFMRPGNLQGGFDWYLSAAPGRQQVIAGEAPRLPPIPVPTRVLWGARDPIIRVEWMDALGETFSDLEAGRAEEAGHFVHVEAPDLAAEAIARFFGGRMGADALSGGSRPDSVTSPRGA